GGCGTTAAAAGCTTATAAAAAAGAATATAATGTGCCGGTATATGCCTATGTCGATGGGCTGTGTGCCTCAGGAGGGATGTATGTGGCTTCTGCAGCAGATAAAATCTATGCGAGCGATGTCAGTTTGATCGGCAGCGTGGGTGTAGTTACCCCTTCTCGTTTGAATCTTTCTCAGCTTTTAGATAAAATTGGAGTGCAACCCTTGACTCTGTCAGCTGGTAAGGGCAAGGATGAGCTAAACCCTTTGCGTCCCTGGAAACCTGGCGAAGAAGATAAAATGCAAGGCTTAGTTAATTTTTATTATCAACGTTTTGTGGATGTGGTGACGGCTAATCGTCCCCAGCTAAGTAAGGAAAAGCTGGTAGATGAATATGGAGCTGCTGTTTATCCTGCAAATGAAGCCTTTGCTAAAGGGTATGTTGATGGAAGTGGATTCAGTCGAGGGGAAGCGTTAACAGCTCTACTTAAGCTCATTGGAATTGAAGACGATTTTTATCAAGTGGTGAAATTCCAAGGAAAAAGTTGGTTCTCTCAGATTTTCAATGAGAAAAATGCTTTGACATTTGGGTCCATTCAGCTTAAGCTCCCTCAAGAATTAGATATAAAATTTTCTAATCAACCCCTTTACCTTTACCAACCTGGCGCCCAATAAATAACTTCAGATCTTTTTATCCTCCAAAGAGCTGCTTTGGAGGATAATCAACGAATACGTGGTTCTTAACATATGCATAACCTTTACGTTCTAGATGCTTCAGGCTTTTTATATCGCTCCTATTTTGCCATCCGAAATATGACTAATAAGCAGGGAGAGTCGACCAATGCCCTATTTGGTTTTATTCGCTCAGTATTAAAGTTATTCAAAGATTTCAACCCCGAGCATTTAGTCGCCGTATTTGATGGACCGAATAATGCCAAGAAGCGGGTGGCTTTGTATTCCGCTTATAAAGCGCATCGCTCAGCGATGCCCCCTGACCTACGTTACCAAATTGGCTGGGCGCAAGAATTTTGCTCTTTAATGGGAATTCCCTTTCTTTCTGTTCCCGAAGTAGAGGCAGATGACACGATGGGAACGGTTGCAAAGTGGGGGGAACAGCAAGGGGCAACTGTTTATCTTTGCACAAGCGATAAAGATATGGCCCAACTGGTAAATCCACATATTTTTCTTCTCAATACCCATAAAGACAATACTCTGTTGGATGTGGAAGGAATCGAAAAGGAATGGGGGGTGCTTCCCCATCAAATGATTGATTTGCTTGCCATGACCGGTGACGCCTCAGATAACATTCCTGGCCTTTCAGGCTTTGGCGAGAAAACAACAGTAGCTCTTCTCAAGCAATTTGGTTCTTTGGACTATATTTTAAGCCATCCAGATGAGATACCGGGGAAGAAAAAGCAAGAAACCATTCGAGCAGAAGCTGATTTGGCCCTTATAAGTCGAGAATTAGTCACGCTTGATTTGAGTGTTGACATCCCCAAGGAAACTTCATTCTACCGGAAAACTTCCCCCGTTATGGAGCCTTTGAAGGTTTTTTATACGCGCATGAATTTTAATTCGTTATTGCGCGAGCTTGGGCAAGAAGAGCCTGCGGAGATCCCCGCTGAGCTGGGAAAAGAAAACGTTGAATATGAGCTTATTGATGAACCAGAGGCTTTTGAAACCCTGATCAAAAAGCTTTCTGCCGCAAAAGAAATTTGCTTTGATACAGAAACGACCCATGTTCAACCTTTAAAGGCCGAAATTGTAGGAATTGGTTTTGGGACCCGTCCTAAAAAAGCTTGGTATGTCCCGCTGAATGGAAAGCTTGGAAAACAAAGAGTTTTGGAAAAAGTAAAGCCTCTTTTTGAAAACCCTTCCATTGGCTTTTATGGGCATAATGTGAAATATGATTGGCACATTTTACAAAATGAAGGCATTCATATTCAAAACCTTTGTTTTGACACCATTTTAGCCTCTTATATTTTAAATGCACATAGCCGACAACACTCCTTAGAAGTCTTAGCTTTAGAATACTTTGGAAAAGTGACCATTCCGATTAGCGATTTAATTGGAAAAGGAAAAAATGTATTGAGTATGCAAGAAGTTCCCATTGAACGGGTTTCAGAGTATTGCTGCGAAGACGTAGATTTTACCTGTCGCTTAAAGGAAGTTTTAGAAAAACAATTAGAGGAACGGGGATTACAGTCGCTGTTTCATCAAATTGAACTGCCCTTACTGCGCGTATTAGCAAAAATGGAGCGTAGAGGTATTTATATAGATATCCCTTATTTGCAACGGCTTTCAAAAGAGCTTATGCAGGAGCTAAAAGTTTTGCAACAATCCATTTATGCCGAGGCCGGTGAAGAATTTAATCTCAATTCTCCCAAACAAGTGAGTGAATTATTATTCATAAAATTAGGCATTCCTGCCCCCAAAAAAACGGCTACGGGTCTCTCAACCAGTGCCGAAGTATTAGAGTTTTTGAAAAACGACTATCCCTTAGCAGGAAAAATTTTAGAGTACCGATTATTAGAAAAATTGCGCTCCACGTATGTGGATGCACTTCCCTCTCAGTTAGATTCTAAAACTCATCGCATTCATTCCACCTTTAATCAATCTGTAGCTGCTACAGGGCGTCTTTCCTCTCAAGATCCAAATTTGCAAAATATCCCTATCCGGTCAGAAGAAGGGCGTAAGATTCGCGCCGCTTTTCGACCTGAAAAAGAGGGGTGGAGCTTTCTTTCTGCTGACTATTCCCAAATTGAATTGCGCCTTTTAGCTCATTTGAGTGAGGACCCCGTATTAATGGCGGCTTTTCAAAACAATGAAGATATTCACTCCTACACAGCAGCTTCGATGTTTGGGGTTCCTTTAGAGCAAGTTTCAAAAGAGCAGCGCTATCAAGCAAAAGCGATTAATTTTGGAATTATTTATGGACAGCAAGCTTTTGGACTAGCTAGGGAGCTAGGGATTGAGGTCAGGCAAGCTTCTGCTTTTATCGCCATGTATTTTCAGCGGTATCCAAAAATTAAAGAATATCTGGAGAAAAGTAAAGAAGATGCTCGCGTCCAGGGCAAGGCGATCACCTTGACAGGCAGAGAAAGAGTTATACCTGAAATTTTAAGTAAAAATATGCAAATACGCGCAGCTGCAGAGCGTTTAGCTATCAATGCCCCTTTACAGGGAACTGCGGCAGATCTCATCAAAATTGCCATGTTGAAAATGGATGAAGAAATCGAGAAGAGACATTTGAAAGGTTATATGATTTTGCAAATCCATGACGAGTTAATTTTTGAAGTCCCTGATGAGGAAATTCCTCTTTTTTCTCAACTAGTTCCAGAGGTAATGCAAGGGGTGATGCGATTAAATGTCCCTTTAGTTGTTGACATCCATATTGGCAAAAATTGGAAAGAATGTTAGGATATAGAAAAATAGCTGTAACAGGCGGTCTTTCTTCTGGCAAATCGTCGGTTTGTCGTTTCTTTAAGGACCTTGGCGCATATGTGGTCAGCGCCGATTTAATAGTCCACCAACTTTTATCTCCAGAAACAGCCCCAGGTCAAAAAGTCATCCGTCTTTTGGGGGAGGAGATCTTAGTTGATCGGCAGATCGATCGTCTTAAAGTTGCCCAAAAGGTTTTTAATAACCCGGAGCTTTTAAAATCATTGGAAAAAATTTTGCACCCAGCTGTTTTGGATGAAATTGAAAGAAATTATCAAACTGCCTATCGCGAGCAGAAAACCTCCCTTTTTATGGCAGAAGTTCCTTTACTATTCGAAATAGGAGCTGAAAAGAGGTATGACTGTGCGATCGCGATTCTGGCAGATCCTAAAGTTTCCCAACAACGTTTTATGGATGCAACAGGATTAGATGCTATAGCTTACGATAAACGGATGGCCCAACAGCTATCTCCTTATGAAAAAGCCTATAAAGCGGATTACGTGATTATCAACAATGGTAATCTAGCTGATGTGCAAGAGATGGTAAAAATACTTTTTGATCAATTAACCCAATAACCCTTCACTTAGGAGTCTGATTCTTTCATGAATCCCGAAAATACTCAAGAAGAGGCCTCGCCTGAGATCGTCTCAGCCGAGAAAATGACTATAACTGAAAACTCTCAACCCGAAGTCTCTTCTTCAAAAGAACAGGAGCCTGTCGCTGGAGAAATTACGCGTATTGCAGATATTCAGCGCATGAATATCGATCAGCTTAATCAATATGGGAAGAAAATTGGATTAAAGCATTTAGGCTCTTTGACAAAATCGCAAATGGTTTTTGAGATTGTAAAAGCCATTTCCGAAAATCCTCATGAGGTTCTTTATGGCGAAGGTGTCTTAGAAGTTTTACCTGATGGCTTTGGATTTCTCCGTTCAACAAATTACAATTATCTCCCTTCGGCAGAGGATATCTATGTTTCTCCAGCCCAAATTCGCCGTTTCGATTTAAAAAAAGGAGACACCGTTTGTGGGACAATTCGCCCTCCGAAAGATAAAGAAAAATACTTTGCCCTTTTAAAAGTCGACAAGATTAATGGAAAATCTCCTGAAAAAGCGCGTGAAAGAATTTTATTTGAAAATTTGACTCCGCTTTATCCAAACGAGCGGATCGTCATGGAGACCACCAAAGACAAGCTTTCTACTCGTGTCTTGGACCTTGCGGCTCCCATTGGTAAAGGGCAGCGGGGATTAATTGTGGCGCCTCCTCGTTCCGGAAAAACCATGGTTTTACAATCCATGGCGAATGCCATTGCCACAAATAATCCTGAAATTGTTCTGATTGTTTTGCTGATCGATGAGCGTCCAGAAGAGGTCACAGACATGCAGCGTATCGTGAAAGGGGAAGTGATTTCCTCTACCTTTGACGAACCGCCAGAGAGACACGTTCAAGTGGCAGAAATGGCTATTGAGAAAGCTAGAAGACTGGTGGAGCATGGACGGGATGTGGTGATTCTTTTAGATTCGATCACCCGTTTAGCAAGAGCTTATAACACCATTCAACCTCATTCTGGAAAAATCTTAACGGGCGGTATTGATGCGAATGCTCTGCATAAACCTAAACGCTTTTTTGGAGCTGCGCGCAACATTGAACAGGGAGGGTCGTTGACTATCATCGCCACAGCCCTTATCGAGACCGGATCCCGCATGGATGAGGTGATTTTCGAGGAATTTAAAGGCACAGGCAACATGGAGCTTGTTTTGGATCGTCGCCTAGCCGATCGTCGTCTTTACCCCGCTATTGACCTGATTAAGAGTGGGACTCGTAAGGAAGAGCTTCTTTACCATCCAAGTGAGTTAGAGAAAATTTACCTGCTGCGCCAAGCTGTAGCAGACTTAGCTGCAGTCGATGCCATGAATCTATTGCTTGGACGTTTAAAGAAAACAAACAGCAACGTCGAGTTTCTTCTTTCCATGAAAGAATAATTCAAATTCTTTTAAGGCTTCATCTAAGGGTGAAGCCTCTTTCACAAAATTCTTGATTTAGTTTACCTTATCGAATAACAATAGCCTAAGGAGCCTGAGCTTTAAGTGTTGGTTAGGATAATTCAGGGTAGGACATCGCACACTCAGGTTGCTTGTAAAAAAGAGCCTGTCAGCTAAATTAAAAGTCGTTATAGAAAAAATAAAGCTCAGGTTAAGTAAATTTTAATCACATGAAATGTGGGTTTAAGATGCGTTCGTTTGGGATAGCAGGTCTTGCAAGTGTATGTATAATCGGAAGCTGGTGGTTTTGGAATTACCATGAAGATATGCGTAACTTAGTCACCCAGTATGTAGAAAATGGGGAAATTGCGACCTTAGAAGCCCGTTTTACCCCCCAGCAAATTATGGATTTGCACCGAGAGAGCTTGCTAGGCGATGAGCAAAGAACTTTTCGCGATCCAGCCTTAAGGTTTCATCCCTATTTGTTTATGGAAGTTAAATTCACGCAGCTAGATAAAAAATCCCGCGAAGGGGTAGTGTTGTGGAGTCTTATTGATGGGGAAATGGTCATGAATACTCAGACCTGGGAAAAAAC
The Parachlamydia sp. AcF125 genome window above contains:
- a CDS encoding S49 family peptidase, producing MQESVFVSGFRTFVTAFCKIFGVLLGILLAISAFSLFESKGSEIESEYSLEVAPNAKNVRTALSSTAPVILVLPIDGVIGGEGLNAKMIRQQLIESREGTLHNNRVKAIFLEINTPGGGVLDADAIYRALKAYKKEYNVPVYAYVDGLCASGGMYVASAADKIYASDVSLIGSVGVVTPSRLNLSQLLDKIGVQPLTLSAGKGKDELNPLRPWKPGEEDKMQGLVNFYYQRFVDVVTANRPQLSKEKLVDEYGAAVYPANEAFAKGYVDGSGFSRGEALTALLKLIGIEDDFYQVVKFQGKSWFSQIFNEKNALTFGSIQLKLPQELDIKFSNQPLYLYQPGAQ
- the polA gene encoding DNA polymerase I, with product MHNLYVLDASGFLYRSYFAIRNMTNKQGESTNALFGFIRSVLKLFKDFNPEHLVAVFDGPNNAKKRVALYSAYKAHRSAMPPDLRYQIGWAQEFCSLMGIPFLSVPEVEADDTMGTVAKWGEQQGATVYLCTSDKDMAQLVNPHIFLLNTHKDNTLLDVEGIEKEWGVLPHQMIDLLAMTGDASDNIPGLSGFGEKTTVALLKQFGSLDYILSHPDEIPGKKKQETIRAEADLALISRELVTLDLSVDIPKETSFYRKTSPVMEPLKVFYTRMNFNSLLRELGQEEPAEIPAELGKENVEYELIDEPEAFETLIKKLSAAKEICFDTETTHVQPLKAEIVGIGFGTRPKKAWYVPLNGKLGKQRVLEKVKPLFENPSIGFYGHNVKYDWHILQNEGIHIQNLCFDTILASYILNAHSRQHSLEVLALEYFGKVTIPISDLIGKGKNVLSMQEVPIERVSEYCCEDVDFTCRLKEVLEKQLEERGLQSLFHQIELPLLRVLAKMERRGIYIDIPYLQRLSKELMQELKVLQQSIYAEAGEEFNLNSPKQVSELLFIKLGIPAPKKTATGLSTSAEVLEFLKNDYPLAGKILEYRLLEKLRSTYVDALPSQLDSKTHRIHSTFNQSVAATGRLSSQDPNLQNIPIRSEEGRKIRAAFRPEKEGWSFLSADYSQIELRLLAHLSEDPVLMAAFQNNEDIHSYTAASMFGVPLEQVSKEQRYQAKAINFGIIYGQQAFGLARELGIEVRQASAFIAMYFQRYPKIKEYLEKSKEDARVQGKAITLTGRERVIPEILSKNMQIRAAAERLAINAPLQGTAADLIKIAMLKMDEEIEKRHLKGYMILQIHDELIFEVPDEEIPLFSQLVPEVMQGVMRLNVPLVVDIHIGKNWKEC
- the coaE gene encoding dephospho-CoA kinase (Dephospho-CoA kinase (CoaE) performs the final step in coenzyme A biosynthesis.) — its product is MLGYRKIAVTGGLSSGKSSVCRFFKDLGAYVVSADLIVHQLLSPETAPGQKVIRLLGEEILVDRQIDRLKVAQKVFNNPELLKSLEKILHPAVLDEIERNYQTAYREQKTSLFMAEVPLLFEIGAEKRYDCAIAILADPKVSQQRFMDATGLDAIAYDKRMAQQLSPYEKAYKADYVIINNGNLADVQEMVKILFDQLTQ
- the rho gene encoding transcription termination factor Rho, producing MTITENSQPEVSSSKEQEPVAGEITRIADIQRMNIDQLNQYGKKIGLKHLGSLTKSQMVFEIVKAISENPHEVLYGEGVLEVLPDGFGFLRSTNYNYLPSAEDIYVSPAQIRRFDLKKGDTVCGTIRPPKDKEKYFALLKVDKINGKSPEKARERILFENLTPLYPNERIVMETTKDKLSTRVLDLAAPIGKGQRGLIVAPPRSGKTMVLQSMANAIATNNPEIVLIVLLIDERPEEVTDMQRIVKGEVISSTFDEPPERHVQVAEMAIEKARRLVEHGRDVVILLDSITRLARAYNTIQPHSGKILTGGIDANALHKPKRFFGAARNIEQGGSLTIIATALIETGSRMDEVIFEEFKGTGNMELVLDRRLADRRLYPAIDLIKSGTRKEELLYHPSELEKIYLLRQAVADLAAVDAMNLLLGRLKKTNSNVEFLLSMKE